Proteins found in one Primulina eburnea isolate SZY01 chromosome 16, ASM2296580v1, whole genome shotgun sequence genomic segment:
- the LOC140817018 gene encoding uncharacterized protein, with the protein MSHRKPLDSVLPTETFELDSGLSLVPRIKLNLTIHRADKSVYPIDEWKLKRSLSDYFKTSHSISVAEEDMRIHKYKDLKKRKREDPVARGSIFILDFGSFSKGAFGGLSEGDGVEDKFLEWRKGFVEKMDGMELNLEGVKFKLSAVLPLSDDFEGMKKEWEEVAAFRHSRYRMAERQQPDTLIMRGTPSRWFAEPRVSSKPSMLVTHTLLSAFGKIRNLDVAEDNDRAEVDVEDGGDLVSGLNCKIVVRFKGHTEFCNALKVLCGRSLVKQGSRLRADYEVIWDKNGFFQNSKGQVEDRRWMPVTGSRNNRNQAYGHGSQASRFISDESRRKRFKE; encoded by the exons ATGAGCCATCGGAAACCACTTGACAGCGTTCTCCCGACGGAGACCTTTGAACTCGATTCCGGTCTTTCTTTAGTCCCTCGTATAAAACTTAATCTTACAATCCACCGTGCGGACAAATCCGTGTACCCTATCGACGAGTGGAAGCTGAAACGTTCGTTAAGCGATTACTTCAAAACCTCCCACTCAATATCCGTTGCCGAAGAAGACATGAGAATACACAAGTACAAGGATTTAAAAAAGAGGAAGCGTGAAGATCCGGTGGCTCGTGGGAGTATATTTATTTTAGATTTTGGGTCTTTTTCGAAAGGGGCGTTTGGAGGCTTGAGCGAAGGAGATGGCGTGGAAGACAAATTTCTGGAGTGGAGAAAGGGCTTTGTGGAGAAGATGGATGGAATGGAGTTGAATTTGGAGGGGGTGAAGTTTAAGTTGAGTGCTGTGTTGCCTTTGTCCGATGATTTTGAAGGGATGAAGAAAGAATGGGAGGAAGTTGCTGCCTTTAGACATTCAA GGTACCGAATGGCTGAGAGACAGCAGCCTGATACCCTCATAATGAGAGGTACGCCATCAAGGTGGTTTGCCGAGCCGCGAGTTTCGTCCAAACCTTCAATGCTAGTTACTCACACACTTCTCTCGGCATTTGGAAAGATAAG AAATCTTGATGTTGCTGAGGACAATGATAGAGCTGAGGTTGATGTTGAAGACGGTGGGGACCTAGTTTCTGGCCTCAATTGTAAGATTGTTGTTCGGTTCAAAGGTCACACAGAGTTTTGCAATGCTTTAAAGGTTTTATGCGGCCGGTCCTTAGTCAAG CAAGGATCACGCTTGAGGGCTGATTATGAAGTGATTTGGGACAAGAATGGATTCTTTCAAAATTCGAAAGGCCAAGTGGAAGATAGAAGATGGATGCCAGTGACAGGATCAAGAAATAACAGAAATCAAGCATATGGACATGGGTCTCAAGCCTCTCGGTTTATCTCCGATGAATCGCGGAGGAAACGCTTCAAG GAATga